A stretch of the Coleofasciculus chthonoplastes PCC 7420 genome encodes the following:
- a CDS encoding AAA family ATPase, protein MFHQVTLKNFRTHKLTTVDLYPITLLIGNNNSGKTNLLAGIQHFCGLVRRGRPNHHIRHQTVIAARDLYPHRYRLAQDDESIEFSITWSNNQGKAKYSMKLFKEESLKEQAACKEKIEFQLFNSSEPKSIKSGYSKLSGAIQLRKKIEDDQLLTNTEQELCRNLFDDFANTFSYHFQPAFLKDLFTVGQNEDGNYTESGLEPEDRQTQPKIRIPSKLGDTGRNLQTIIKYLKENDERTFTRFTALMRRFEPSFQGVRYDDQRSRLVWEFDLGRQGIVEEFPPEVLSDGFMKAAAISLLASLRRPPTLILLEEIENGINPGNIQELMRWIWQMTSPSSEGYSSQFIITSNSPSVLREFHDHLDHVYTVRLDKRSRRSDVSNLNTSLDTLVGIGTVEGEIIEREDGKRVVELPKYQLAELWYSGTIG, encoded by the coding sequence ATGTTTCATCAAGTAACGCTTAAAAACTTTAGAACCCATAAGTTAACCACTGTAGATTTATACCCAATAACACTCCTGATTGGCAACAATAATTCGGGTAAAACGAATTTGCTAGCTGGGATACAACATTTCTGCGGTCTGGTTAGGCGTGGTCGTCCTAATCATCACATTCGCCATCAAACAGTCATAGCGGCAAGAGATCTCTATCCTCATAGATATAGGCTGGCTCAAGATGATGAATCCATAGAATTTTCTATTACATGGTCAAATAACCAGGGGAAAGCTAAATACTCCATGAAATTGTTTAAAGAGGAAAGCCTAAAAGAACAAGCAGCTTGTAAAGAAAAAATAGAGTTTCAGCTCTTCAATTCATCTGAACCTAAGAGTATTAAAAGTGGATACAGCAAGCTTTCAGGTGCAATTCAACTAAGAAAAAAAATCGAAGACGATCAATTATTGACAAATACAGAACAAGAATTATGCAGAAACTTATTCGATGATTTTGCCAACACATTTAGCTATCATTTTCAGCCAGCTTTTCTCAAAGATTTGTTCACTGTTGGTCAAAATGAAGATGGAAATTATACAGAAAGTGGCTTAGAACCTGAAGACCGTCAAACTCAGCCTAAAATAAGAATCCCGTCCAAATTAGGAGACACGGGTCGTAATCTTCAGACTATCATTAAATATCTAAAAGAAAATGATGAGCGTACATTTACAAGATTTACGGCTTTAATGCGACGGTTTGAACCAAGTTTTCAGGGAGTCAGGTATGATGATCAACGCTCTCGCCTAGTTTGGGAATTTGATTTAGGGCGTCAAGGAATTGTAGAGGAATTTCCACCAGAGGTTTTGTCAGATGGCTTTATGAAAGCGGCGGCAATTAGTCTCTTAGCTTCTCTGCGACGCCCTCCAACGTTAATTCTTCTAGAGGAAATTGAAAATGGCATTAATCCTGGCAACATTCAAGAACTAATGAGATGGATATGGCAAATGACATCCCCAAGTTCTGAAGGGTATTCTTCCCAGTTCATCATTACATCCAATAGCCCTTCTGTTCTAAGAGAATTTCATGATCATCTTGATCATGTTTACACGGTTCGTTTAGATAAACGTAGCCGGAGGAGTGACGTCAGCAATCTCAACACATCTCTTGATACCTTAGTCGGAATAGGTACTGTTGAAGGAGAAATTATAGAACGTGAAGATGGCAAGCGCGTCGTGGAACTTCCTAAATACCAACTGGCAGAACTTTGGTATTCGGGAACAATTGGGTAA
- a CDS encoding chemotaxis protein CheW yields MTSDTQKYIVFKISDCLISLPMDNVLKVLNTPSNESGWNAMGLLQIGDYTIRIVDLHQQLNPDYDTDSTNLQSFLVITNPIEGDLFGIIVDEPPNLIELNPDLIRKLPKYNRRLPMVSHAAVLQENEKKTTIFMLDLFELFNPVA; encoded by the coding sequence ATGACCAGTGACACCCAAAAATATATCGTCTTTAAGATTAGCGACTGTCTAATTTCACTGCCCATGGATAACGTGTTAAAAGTGCTAAACACACCATCCAATGAGAGTGGTTGGAATGCCATGGGATTACTGCAAATTGGAGATTATACGATTCGGATTGTTGATTTACATCAACAGTTAAATCCTGACTATGACACTGATTCAACCAACTTGCAATCCTTTTTAGTCATTACCAACCCCATAGAAGGCGATCTCTTTGGCATTATCGTTGATGAACCGCCCAATTTAATTGAATTAAATCCTGACCTAATTCGTAAGTTACCTAAATATAACCGTCGCTTACCGATGGTGAGTCATGCGGCGGTTCTCCAGGAGAATGAGAAGAAAACGACAATTTTTATGTTAGATTTATTTGAATTATTTAATCCAGTTGCATAA
- a CDS encoding hybrid sensor histidine kinase/response regulator: MNDPNIREQSYHYFLEEAPELMGIIEQELLDLRTNFSVNKVHHLMRTTHTLKGAAASVELDTIKTVAHSLEDIFKTLFNPDVVIDAEVEALLFEGYECLRLPLTAEVMGGKINEAEVLDRTAAVFAKLQEKLGDCFDQQANIPSSLELGFDVTQSIFEVGVSQRLDQITEALASNDPSVMADTLRSQAEVLLGVAESMNLPGFAAIASSAIAALENYPDQAEMITQIALADFQAGQKAVLDGDRTQGGQPSQSLQELAGVVDGDLEDAAPVAAPENVWEADLSDSEVSEELAASDTYAADSVYPDEEFSQRPITDSADFQLDATDLTPLLDIDINEYEDYSVSEPETEGVEEPDSADLLDSVWGNISVSESTIEEDVPVESESESEEVFPVFKTPAHNFQDSIPESVPTPPVEAEEPLTDYVLPSPRVQQESVPETQPQTVRVNIDHLEHLNYSVGELLTYQNRQSLQDEQLQSAVRLVLTRLQQHQQLLDELQDWHDRQLHRSQQKRMSLRGRKRREAIQEKPSLAWQNPQTTIPNYFDPLELDSYNEPQLLIQSLMDDTAQLTEATESIEVFASQFNQTFDKQRRLLTSIRDTLMEARLLPLGTLFRRFPRVLQQLEVTHNKSVELYMDGTEVLVDKVVVQKLYDPLLHLIRNAFDHGIESPEVRQESGKTRQGTIAIDAYHQNRYLVIEVRDDGQGLNFEKIRQRAVEQRLIDAEKARRLSPAELAEFLFEPGFSTASGLSDLSGRGIGMDVVRSQVESLQGSVTVYSQPYYGTTFRLQIPLNLTIAKLLLMEAGGQTYALLSDAIEQIIIPPPERLRCWDEGKVLRWGTGKDEQLIPIFSLAEVLDYHIPQPKTLVLSSQRPLVEQTAKMSVILIRCQNRLLGLEVNQLVGEQELVIRPLGSMIAPPDYVYGGCILADGGLALVLDGTTLMQSIADQQTAKSPPEFTADFQSSMVALTGSTSVASDRNQRQLSPSRPAALPAAPEPPPPTPTPRRSPQLVLIVDDSITVRQSLTFTLQKAGYQILQAKDGYEAIEQLQNHGEIQVVICDIEMPRMNGFEFLKYRQQEPELAKIPVLILTSRSSEKHRLIATELGANDYITKPFLEPQLLETVQQFINA; the protein is encoded by the coding sequence ATGAATGATCCAAATATTCGTGAACAAAGCTACCACTATTTTCTGGAAGAAGCGCCAGAACTTATGGGTATTATCGAACAAGAATTACTCGATCTACGGACTAATTTTAGTGTCAACAAAGTCCACCATTTAATGCGAACCACTCACACCCTAAAAGGGGCGGCGGCGAGTGTGGAGTTGGACACGATTAAAACGGTGGCTCACTCGTTGGAGGATATCTTTAAAACTCTGTTTAATCCCGATGTCGTGATTGATGCGGAGGTGGAGGCGTTACTGTTTGAAGGCTATGAATGTTTGCGGCTACCCCTGACGGCGGAAGTGATGGGGGGAAAGATTAATGAGGCGGAAGTTCTCGATCGCACGGCGGCGGTGTTTGCGAAGTTGCAGGAAAAGCTGGGTGATTGTTTTGACCAACAAGCGAATATTCCGAGTTCGTTGGAGTTGGGATTTGATGTCACTCAATCCATTTTTGAGGTGGGGGTGAGTCAGCGGTTGGATCAAATTACTGAGGCTTTGGCGAGTAATGATCCGTCAGTGATGGCGGATACCTTGCGATCGCAGGCGGAGGTGTTGCTGGGTGTGGCGGAATCGATGAATTTACCGGGATTTGCGGCAATTGCCAGTAGTGCGATCGCGGCGTTGGAGAATTATCCGGATCAGGCGGAAATGATTACTCAGATCGCCCTAGCTGACTTCCAGGCGGGACAAAAGGCGGTGCTGGATGGCGATCGCACTCAAGGGGGTCAACCCTCTCAATCCCTGCAAGAATTGGCGGGTGTGGTGGATGGTGATCTAGAGGATGCTGCGCCAGTCGCCGCGCCAGAGAATGTCTGGGAAGCGGATCTGAGTGATTCAGAGGTTAGTGAAGAGTTGGCGGCGTCTGATACATACGCGGCGGATTCAGTTTACCCCGATGAAGAGTTTTCGCAACGTCCGATCACTGATTCGGCAGATTTTCAACTGGATGCGACGGATTTGACGCCTTTACTGGATATCGATATCAATGAGTATGAGGATTATAGTGTATCCGAACCGGAGACAGAAGGGGTTGAGGAACCCGATTCGGCTGACTTATTGGATAGTGTTTGGGGAAATATCTCGGTTTCCGAATCAACAATTGAGGAGGATGTTCCGGTAGAATCTGAATCGGAATCCGAAGAAGTGTTTCCCGTCTTCAAAACTCCAGCCCATAATTTTCAGGACTCAATCCCAGAATCTGTACCGACTCCTCCAGTAGAGGCGGAAGAACCGTTAACGGATTATGTTTTACCTTCGCCACGGGTACAACAAGAATCGGTTCCGGAAACGCAGCCGCAAACGGTGCGGGTGAATATTGATCATTTAGAACATTTGAATTATTCCGTTGGGGAACTCTTAACCTACCAAAATCGCCAATCCCTCCAGGATGAGCAATTGCAATCAGCGGTTCGTTTGGTATTAACTCGGCTGCAACAGCATCAACAACTTTTGGATGAATTACAAGATTGGCATGACCGTCAATTGCATCGATCGCAACAAAAACGGATGAGTCTCAGGGGAAGAAAACGCCGAGAAGCGATTCAAGAAAAGCCGTCATTGGCTTGGCAAAATCCCCAGACGACAATCCCCAATTACTTTGACCCGTTAGAACTGGATAGTTATAACGAACCGCAGCTTTTAATCCAGTCGCTGATGGATGATACTGCCCAACTGACGGAAGCAACGGAGTCGATTGAAGTTTTTGCCAGTCAATTTAATCAAACCTTTGACAAACAACGGCGACTGTTAACCAGTATCCGGGATACCTTGATGGAGGCGCGACTGTTACCGTTAGGCACTTTATTTAGACGGTTTCCGCGAGTGTTACAACAGTTAGAAGTCACCCACAATAAATCTGTGGAACTCTACATGGATGGGACAGAGGTATTAGTGGATAAAGTGGTGGTGCAGAAACTTTATGACCCCTTACTGCACCTGATCCGAAATGCCTTTGATCATGGGATTGAATCGCCAGAGGTTCGCCAAGAATCTGGCAAAACCCGTCAGGGTACTATTGCCATTGATGCCTATCACCAGAATCGATATTTGGTGATTGAAGTTCGGGATGATGGGCAAGGGTTAAACTTTGAGAAGATTCGCCAACGGGCGGTAGAACAGCGCTTAATTGATGCTGAAAAAGCCAGACGATTGTCACCTGCTGAACTGGCGGAGTTTCTGTTTGAACCCGGTTTTTCCACCGCTTCCGGGTTAAGTGATTTATCCGGGCGGGGAATTGGGATGGATGTGGTGCGTTCTCAGGTGGAATCCCTGCAAGGATCAGTGACGGTATATTCTCAACCGTATTATGGAACAACCTTTCGGCTGCAAATCCCCCTAAATTTGACGATCGCCAAGCTACTGTTGATGGAGGCGGGAGGTCAAACTTATGCTTTACTCTCAGATGCGATCGAACAAATCATTATCCCGCCACCGGAACGACTGCGCTGCTGGGATGAGGGGAAAGTGCTGCGATGGGGTACTGGCAAGGATGAGCAACTGATCCCGATTTTTTCGTTGGCAGAGGTGTTAGATTACCATATTCCTCAACCGAAAACCTTAGTGTTATCCTCTCAACGCCCGTTAGTTGAGCAAACTGCGAAAATGTCGGTGATTTTGATCCGGTGTCAGAATCGGCTATTAGGCTTGGAAGTTAACCAGCTTGTCGGGGAACAGGAATTAGTGATTCGTCCCCTGGGATCGATGATTGCACCTCCAGATTACGTGTATGGCGGCTGTATTCTGGCAGATGGTGGGTTAGCCCTGGTGCTAGATGGGACCACATTAATGCAGTCGATTGCGGATCAGCAGACGGCAAAATCCCCGCCAGAGTTTACCGCTGATTTTCAATCCTCAATGGTGGCTTTAACGGGTTCCACCTCTGTTGCATCCGATCGCAACCAGCGACAATTATCTCCCTCCCGCCCAGCGGCGTTACCTGCTGCACCTGAACCGCCACCCCCTACGCCAACCCCCAGGCGATCGCCCCAACTGGTGCTTATTGTCGATGATTCGATTACCGTGCGCCAAAGCTTAACCTTTACCTTACAAAAGGCGGGCTATCAGATTCTCCAGGCAAAGGATGGGTATGAAGCCATTGAACAACTGCAAAATCATGGAGAGATTCAAGTAGTGATATGCGACATTGAAATGCCGCGCATGAACGGATTTGAGTTTCTAAAATACCGCCAACAGGAGCCAGAACTAGCCAAGATTCCTGTTTTAATTTTGACCTCTCGCAGTAGCGAAAAGCATCGTTTAATTGCCACTGAGTTAGGGGCGAATGATTATATCACCAAGCCCTTTCTTGAACCTCAGTTGTTAGAGACCGTGCAGCAATTTATCAATGCTTAG
- a CDS encoding GAF domain-containing protein, with translation MQELEQSKQVLNPDAENDSAHTISNGDRVTDESQPEMGVNIETYFQEQRKWLLAVAQRMRRASTIETVDTLLETTVAEVREHFQVDRVLIYQFKTETEGVVRAESLVAGYTPCLGESLPALTFGANSQIEYQQQQVVTLSHLYQGVTSPYQLQLLKRFQVKASLSLPILFSKQTWGLLIVQQCSGTRTFQDSEINLLYQVTTELALNLQPGELFSQLRSQNKNTKVVGQVAAKILKNILRSLNISQVFSNATREIRQQLNCDRVAVYRFNPDWSGEFIAESVAPGWVPLVSPDIQTVWEDTYLQETRGGRYRYEETNGVNDIYAAGLTDCHIDLLEQFEAKAYAIAPIFEGEQLWGLLAAFQNSGPRQWDASELNILALVGRQFGVALQQAEYLNSLQARTGQLAKAAERERTIARVIDKIRQTTDLETIFQTTTKEVRKLLNIERVTIYKFRDDYFGDFVSESQSGGFPPVVGSGWEDPYLNEYRGGRFLDNEALVVDDIYTANLTDCHVEALEYYEVKSCAVVSIFQGQKLWGLLSAFQNTGTRHWEEGEVQLLKQIASQLGLAIQQAEYVEQIQLQSEQQAKETQRERALAKVVDKIRQPFEINKVFETTTQEVRRLLNAERVTIYKFREDYFGDFICESESGGFPKLVGSGWEDPYLNEHHGGCFRDNEPFVVDDVHDGTLTDCHVEALDYYGVKSCAVVSIFQEDKLWGLLSAFQNTGTRHWEESEVRLLKQVASQLGVALQQADYLQQLQTQSQQLLKTADLERVTAQIISKISQSQDLDQIFQTACGELQTFLGADRVGIYRFDPESGFDQGEMVSERVVAGFPSSMSIKVDDHCFGEKHAENYRKGRVWAVADIHHANLAPCYIDTLSKFQVRGNLVAPVMQGIELWGLLCIHQCSGPRKWRNQEVEFVKQVAYQLSIALKQSQYLHQLQDQSTQLATIAQTQETVSSVLTKLSYGEDIATIYNTSTRELRKLLKCDRTAVYQFEPDWSGVFVAESVATGWTPLVGPDIRTVWEDTYLQETQGGRYRDRESFAVDDIHTIGHSDCHVEILEQFEVKAYALAPIFVADELWGILCAYQNSGSRHWTSTEITALTQLGQGVGTALQRLYYLEQVQQQSDQFAQLAKRESNFINLLYKTGQRIAERLQKGTLNPEVLLQATSQELRLLLNVDRVAVYRFNSDWSGEFVLEDVGGSYVKVVGTQLAKVSDPVLQQSEGSVYRQNQTTAVNDISQATELTFNREILQQWGTKAYIITPLFQGEQLWGLLGVYQNSEPRTWEEGEVKLLAQMATQLGIALQQAQSLEQVQEQSQQLMAAAQREKAAKEELQQGVIQLLMAVRPALQGDLTVRAPITEDEVGTVADAYNNTLQSLRGIVKQVQDSSRQVAQTSQASETAIAGLAQQAQRQFQALENTLGQIQTMVNSTEAVGASAQQVEEAVQQANKTVQAGDEAMNRTVDGIMDIRETVAETSKRLKRLSESTQKVSRVVNLISNFTTQTQLLALNASIEATRAGEYGRGFVVVADEVRSLARQSAEATTEIAQLVQEIQMGTAEVSSVMETGIQQVASGTNQVNEAREYLYAIVEATSQISQVVAGITQATQVQSQELQSVTRTMTQVATIANQTAENSMEMSSSFQGLLTMAQNLQMSADQFKVE, from the coding sequence ATGCAAGAACTCGAACAATCGAAGCAAGTACTCAACCCTGATGCGGAGAACGATTCCGCTCATACAATCAGTAATGGCGATCGCGTGACAGATGAGTCTCAGCCTGAGATGGGTGTCAATATCGAAACCTATTTTCAGGAACAACGGAAGTGGCTGTTAGCGGTTGCTCAACGGATGCGTCGTGCGTCCACGATTGAAACCGTTGATACGCTGCTAGAAACCACTGTGGCTGAAGTGCGGGAGCATTTCCAGGTTGATCGGGTTCTGATTTATCAATTTAAGACGGAAACCGAGGGCGTGGTTCGTGCCGAATCCCTGGTTGCGGGGTATACTCCTTGTTTGGGTGAATCCTTACCCGCCTTAACCTTTGGCGCAAACAGTCAAATCGAGTATCAGCAGCAACAGGTGGTGACGCTGAGTCATCTGTATCAAGGTGTAACCAGTCCCTATCAACTGCAACTGCTGAAACGGTTTCAAGTTAAAGCCAGCTTGAGTTTACCGATTCTGTTTAGTAAACAAACCTGGGGGTTATTGATTGTTCAGCAATGTTCCGGAACCCGCACCTTCCAAGACTCCGAAATCAACTTGCTGTATCAGGTGACAACGGAACTGGCTCTCAACCTGCAACCGGGGGAACTGTTTAGTCAACTTCGCAGCCAAAATAAAAATACCAAAGTTGTCGGTCAAGTCGCGGCGAAAATTCTCAAGAACATCTTGCGATCGCTCAATATTTCCCAAGTCTTTAGTAATGCTACACGGGAAATCCGTCAGCAACTCAACTGCGATCGCGTGGCGGTGTATCGGTTTAATCCAGATTGGAGTGGGGAATTTATCGCCGAATCCGTTGCTCCTGGCTGGGTTCCCTTAGTTAGTCCGGATATCCAAACAGTTTGGGAGGATACATATCTCCAAGAAACCCGAGGTGGGCGTTATCGCTACGAAGAAACCAATGGTGTGAATGACATTTACGCCGCTGGGTTAACCGACTGTCACATCGATCTGTTGGAACAATTTGAGGCAAAAGCGTATGCGATCGCGCCGATTTTTGAGGGCGAACAACTCTGGGGATTACTCGCCGCCTTCCAAAACTCAGGTCCGCGTCAATGGGACGCTTCAGAACTGAATATACTGGCATTAGTCGGGCGTCAGTTTGGTGTCGCCCTCCAGCAAGCCGAATATTTGAACAGTTTACAAGCGCGAACTGGACAATTAGCAAAAGCAGCGGAACGGGAACGCACCATCGCCCGGGTGATTGACAAAATTCGTCAAACTACAGACTTAGAGACGATTTTCCAAACCACCACCAAAGAAGTGCGTAAACTGCTCAATATTGAGCGCGTCACCATTTATAAATTCCGCGACGATTACTTCGGTGATTTTGTCAGTGAATCCCAAAGCGGAGGATTTCCTCCAGTCGTGGGGAGTGGTTGGGAAGATCCCTATCTCAATGAATATCGAGGCGGACGGTTTCTCGATAATGAAGCCTTGGTGGTCGATGATATTTATACCGCCAATCTCACCGATTGTCACGTCGAGGCTTTAGAATACTATGAAGTCAAATCCTGCGCCGTTGTCTCGATTTTCCAAGGGCAGAAACTATGGGGATTACTCAGTGCCTTTCAAAACACAGGAACACGCCATTGGGAAGAGGGCGAAGTCCAATTACTCAAACAAATTGCTAGTCAGTTAGGTTTAGCGATACAACAAGCCGAATATGTGGAGCAGATTCAGCTTCAATCCGAGCAACAGGCGAAAGAAACCCAGCGAGAGCGGGCGTTAGCCAAAGTCGTGGATAAAATCCGTCAACCCTTTGAGATTAACAAGGTGTTTGAAACCACCACTCAGGAAGTGCGGCGACTCTTGAATGCGGAACGGGTGACGATTTATAAGTTCCGGGAGGACTATTTCGGCGACTTTATCTGTGAATCCGAGTCGGGCGGATTTCCTAAATTAGTCGGGAGTGGCTGGGAAGATCCCTATCTCAACGAACACCACGGGGGATGCTTCCGGGACAATGAACCGTTTGTGGTAGACGATGTTCACGATGGTACGCTGACGGATTGTCATGTTGAGGCGTTAGACTACTATGGCGTCAAATCCTGCGCGGTGGTGTCTATCTTCCAAGAAGACAAGCTGTGGGGATTACTCAGTGCCTTTCAAAACACGGGGACACGCCACTGGGAAGAGAGTGAAGTGCGCTTGCTCAAACAAGTGGCGTCTCAACTGGGTGTGGCGCTGCAACAGGCAGATTATTTGCAGCAATTACAAACCCAATCCCAGCAACTGCTGAAAACCGCCGACTTGGAACGAGTCACGGCTCAAATTATCAGCAAAATTAGTCAATCTCAAGACTTGGATCAGATTTTCCAGACGGCTTGTGGGGAACTACAAACCTTTTTGGGGGCTGATCGCGTGGGGATTTATCGCTTTGATCCCGAATCGGGGTTTGATCAGGGAGAAATGGTGTCTGAACGGGTCGTCGCTGGTTTCCCCTCTTCGATGTCGATCAAAGTTGATGACCATTGCTTTGGCGAAAAACATGCGGAAAATTATCGCAAGGGACGGGTTTGGGCAGTTGCCGATATCCATCACGCCAATTTAGCGCCCTGTTATATTGATACCCTCTCCAAATTCCAAGTGCGCGGGAATTTGGTCGCCCCTGTTATGCAGGGGATCGAATTGTGGGGATTACTCTGTATTCACCAGTGCAGTGGTCCACGCAAGTGGAGAAACCAAGAAGTGGAATTTGTCAAGCAGGTCGCCTATCAATTGTCCATCGCCCTGAAACAATCCCAATACCTGCACCAGTTACAAGACCAATCCACGCAACTCGCGACGATTGCCCAAACTCAGGAAACGGTATCCAGTGTTCTGACTAAGTTGAGCTATGGCGAGGATATTGCCACCATCTACAATACATCCACTCGTGAACTGCGGAAACTACTCAAGTGCGATCGCACGGCGGTGTACCAGTTTGAGCCGGATTGGAGTGGCGTGTTTGTGGCGGAGTCAGTGGCGACGGGATGGACGCCGTTAGTGGGTCCGGATATCCGCACTGTTTGGGAAGATACCTATTTACAAGAAACTCAAGGGGGTCGTTATCGCGATCGGGAAAGCTTTGCTGTGGATGATATCCATACTATCGGTCACTCCGATTGTCACGTTGAAATTTTAGAACAGTTTGAGGTCAAAGCTTACGCTCTCGCCCCGATTTTCGTCGCTGATGAGTTATGGGGTATCCTCTGTGCGTATCAAAATAGTGGATCTCGCCATTGGACAAGTACCGAAATCACTGCATTAACCCAACTCGGTCAAGGGGTAGGAACGGCATTACAACGCCTCTACTACCTGGAACAGGTGCAACAGCAGTCGGATCAATTCGCCCAGTTAGCGAAACGGGAAAGTAACTTTATCAACCTGCTGTATAAAACCGGACAACGGATTGCTGAACGCTTACAGAAAGGAACGTTGAACCCAGAGGTTCTGTTGCAGGCGACAAGTCAGGAACTGCGACTGCTGCTGAATGTGGATCGGGTGGCGGTGTATCGCTTTAATTCCGATTGGAGTGGGGAATTTGTGCTTGAAGATGTGGGGGGTTCCTACGTCAAGGTTGTCGGTACCCAACTGGCAAAGGTGAGTGATCCGGTGTTGCAACAAAGTGAGGGTAGTGTTTATCGCCAAAATCAGACTACGGCGGTGAACGACATTAGCCAAGCCACGGAGTTGACGTTTAACCGGGAGATTTTGCAGCAGTGGGGGACTAAAGCGTACATCATCACCCCCCTATTCCAAGGGGAACAACTGTGGGGATTGCTGGGGGTGTATCAAAACAGTGAACCCCGCACCTGGGAAGAGGGCGAGGTTAAACTCTTGGCGCAGATGGCAACTCAGTTAGGGATTGCTCTCCAGCAAGCGCAATCTTTGGAACAAGTTCAGGAACAGTCCCAGCAATTGATGGCGGCGGCGCAACGGGAGAAAGCGGCGAAGGAAGAATTACAACAGGGGGTAATTCAACTGCTAATGGCAGTACGTCCGGCGTTACAAGGGGATCTGACGGTGCGAGCGCCGATTACCGAAGATGAAGTGGGAACGGTGGCGGATGCCTATAATAATACCCTGCAAAGTTTGCGGGGGATTGTGAAACAGGTACAGGATTCCTCGCGCCAAGTGGCACAAACCTCTCAAGCCAGTGAAACCGCGATCGCGGGATTGGCGCAGCAAGCCCAACGCCAGTTCCAGGCGCTGGAAAACACCTTGGGACAGATTCAGACGATGGTGAATTCCACTGAAGCAGTGGGGGCTAGCGCTCAACAGGTGGAAGAAGCGGTGCAACAGGCGAACAAAACGGTTCAAGCTGGGGATGAGGCGATGAACCGCACGGTGGATGGGATTATGGATATCCGGGAAACTGTGGCGGAAACCAGTAAGCGGCTGAAGCGTTTGAGTGAATCGACGCAGAAGGTGTCGCGAGTGGTGAATTTGATTAGTAACTTTACGACTCAAACCCAGTTGTTGGCGTTAAATGCGTCAATTGAAGCTACCCGCGCGGGTGAGTATGGACGAGGGTTCGTCGTGGTTGCGGATGAAGTCCGTTCTCTGGCGCGTCAATCGGCGGAAGCGACGACGGAGATTGCCCAATTGGTGCAGGAAATCCAGATGGGTACGGCTGAGGTGTCATCGGTTATGGAAACGGGGATTCAGCAGGTTGCATCGGGTACAAACCAAGTGAATGAAGCGCGGGAGTATTTGTATGCGATCGTGGAAGCTACGAGTCAGATTAGTCAGGTGGTAGCGGGAATTACTCAAGCGACTCAAGTTCAGAGTCAGGAGTTACAGTCGGTTACCCGAACCATGACTCAGGTGGCGACGATTGCTAATCAAACGGCGGAAAATTCGATGGAGATGTCTTCATCGTTCCAAGGTTTGTTGACGATGGCGCAAAATCTGCAAATGAGTGCGGATCAGTTCAAGGTTGAATAG
- a CDS encoding chemotaxis protein CheW, which yields MTNSLDSILLTTSLDSLNLKPSPPETQRRLLRFPMSHQDSALLPLEQIGEVLRVNVRDILPVPQMPGCVLGICNWRGDMLWLVDLSQLLGYLSLDQQEQLADVLVVLVVQVNEQSIGLVVSQVNDIEYHNLQHLQPAVPGVFPPKLLPFILGSLPEDQGIVLNINAISHYPLWQRHRE from the coding sequence ATGACAAATTCACTTGACTCAATCCTCTTAACCACGAGTCTTGATTCACTCAACCTTAAACCTTCACCCCCAGAAACACAGCGGCGGTTACTTCGCTTTCCTATGAGTCACCAAGATAGTGCCCTATTGCCCTTGGAACAAATTGGGGAAGTGCTACGGGTAAATGTAAGAGACATTCTGCCTGTTCCGCAAATGCCCGGTTGTGTTTTAGGGATCTGCAACTGGCGTGGCGATATGCTTTGGCTGGTTGATCTGAGCCAGTTGCTGGGCTATTTATCATTAGACCAACAAGAGCAATTGGCTGATGTTTTGGTGGTGTTAGTGGTGCAGGTAAATGAGCAATCGATCGGACTGGTTGTTTCCCAAGTTAATGACATCGAATACCACAATTTGCAACATTTGCAGCCTGCTGTTCCGGGTGTATTTCCACCTAAACTGTTGCCGTTTATTCTGGGTTCTCTTCCTGAAGATCAGGGCATCGTTTTGAATATTAATGCCATTAGCCATTATCCCCTTTGGCAAAGGCATCGTGAGTGA
- a CDS encoding response regulator transcription factor, whose translation MTTVLLVEDSVTETQVLTRYLRQAGFNVVSVTSGEEAHIKLQAKKPDLVILDVILPGQSGFELCREIKTNIDTKKIPVVMCSTKGTDADKLWGSMLGADAYISKPVDQQELMKIINKFTLV comes from the coding sequence ATGACAACTGTTCTTTTAGTGGAAGATAGTGTAACAGAAACCCAGGTGCTGACTCGTTATTTAAGACAAGCCGGATTTAACGTAGTGAGTGTAACAAGTGGAGAGGAAGCCCATATAAAACTTCAAGCTAAAAAACCTGATTTAGTGATTCTTGATGTTATTTTACCGGGTCAAAGTGGTTTTGAACTTTGCCGCGAGATTAAAACAAACATCGACACCAAGAAAATTCCTGTGGTGATGTGTTCAACAAAAGGCACGGATGCTGATAAGTTATGGGGTTCAATGCTGGGTGCTGATGCCTATATTTCTAAACCAGTCGATCAACAGGAATTAATGAAAATCATTAATAAATTTACACTGGTTTAG